From Larus michahellis chromosome 5, bLarMic1.1, whole genome shotgun sequence, the proteins below share one genomic window:
- the CXXC4 gene encoding CXXC-type zinc finger protein 4, giving the protein MNTNVCVESGPNPEAPGLPKDSHLPEGALNSLVDYNSEMERYRSFATFYKTNGGAFPQAAKIARITTPIFPSAAAAAAARIGMSPWNCDTATAAAATAMLWGSGGGGGGGAAGGARKPSSAAAAAAASASAAAAAAASSLHAGRGGMHHRSDSQRLGKPGCPPAEQPALPMANGNFLSTLAPEHCRPLAGECMNKLKCGAAEAEIMNLPERVGTFSAIPALGGLSLPPGVIVMTALHSPAAASAAVTDSAFQIANLADCPQSHASASPASAAGSGAGNPAKKKRKRCGVCVPCKRLINCGVCSSCRNRKTGHQICKFRKCEELKKKPGTSLERTPVPSAEAFRWFF; this is encoded by the exons ATGAACACCAACGTGTGCGTGGAGAGCGGCCCCAACCCCGAGGCGCCGGGGCTGCCCAAGGACAGCCACCTGCCCGAGGGGGCCCTCAACAGCCTTGTGGATTACAACTCGGAGATGGAGAGGTACCGCTCCTTCGCCACCTTCTACAAGACCAACGGCGGCGCCTTCCCCCAGGCGGCCAAGATCGCCCGCATCACCACCCCCATCttccccagcgccgccgccgccgccgccgcccgcatcGGCATGTCCCCCTGGAACTGCGACACCgccacggccgccgccgccaccgccatgctctggggcagcggcggcggcggcggcggcggcgcggcgggcggtgcGAGGAagccctcctccgccgccgccgccgccgccgcctccgcctccgcggccgccgccgccgccgcctcctcgctGCACGCCGGCAGGGGCGGCATGCACCACCGGAGCGACTCGCAGCGGCTGGGCAAGCCCGGCTGCCCGCCGGCCGAGCAGCCCGCCCTGCCCATGGCGAACGGCAACTTCCTCTCCACCCTGGCCCCCGAGCACTGCCGGCCGCTGGCCGGCGAGTGCATGAACAAGCTCAAGTGCGGCGCCGCCGAAGCCGAGATCATGAACCTCCCCGAGCGCGTCGGCACCTTCTCGGCCATCCCGGCCTTGggcggcctctccctgccccccggGGTCATCGTCATGACGGCCCTGcactcccccgccgccgcctcggccgccGTCACAGACAGCGCCTTCCAGATCGCCAACCTGGCGGACTGCCCGCAGAGCCACGCCTCGGCCTCGCCCGCCTCCGC ggccgggtcCGGGGCGGGCAACCCCGCCAAGAAGAAGCGGAAACGGTGCGGGGTGTGCGTGCCCTGCAAGCGGCTCATCAACTGTGGAGTCTGCAGCAGTTGCAGGAACCGCAAAACGGGACACCAGATCTGCAAATTTAGGAAATGTGAAGAGCTTAAGAAAAAACCGGGCACTTCGCTAGAG